Sequence from the Amycolatopsis sp. NBC_00345 genome:
TCAACCAGATCGGCGCGACGACGGTGACCTTCGACGTTCCCGGTCCGACCCTGGTGGCGGTGGAGGCTTACGACGCGAAGTGGACTTTCACGGCGTCGTGAGGTCAGGCTTGGGTTTCACGCGTCGCGGACAACCGTGGCGTGAGCCGCGACGACCTTCCACCCGTTGTGCCCATCAGGAATCCAGGTCCGGGTGTACCGCATCCGCGCGGCCAACGGCTGCCCGTCGATGGTCGCTTCGAGCGTCCCGAGAAACCAGGTGACGCCAACGTGCGCGGTGGCGAACACCTGAAGCTCCTCTTCCTCGACCCGGCTCACCACCTGCCGCCCGCTCGCGTGCGCGCGCAGGTCGTCCTGCTTGGAGGAGAGGCTCCCGTCGGGCCCGGTGAACCGCATGGAGTCGTCGATCAGCTCACCCAGCACCCCGACATCGGAGGCAAGCTGCGCGGCTTGCAGACGCCGCTCGGCCACGCGGAGGCTTTCTTCTGTCATATGCCCGACCCTCGCAGCCGGCCCCCGGTGGCGTCACGGGATTCCGCTCTCGGCGGACCTGCTGGAAGCGAACCCGTCGTCACCGGTACCGGATTTCCACCGGCCACCCTCGACCTCGTTCGCTCAGCCGTCTCCGTGCTTCACGGTGTGGATATCGCCCTCTGACATCGTGTTCTTCGTGCGTTGTACCAATTGCTCAAGGAGCCGTTGCGGCGCGACATTTTGCAACGTTTCGTCTGAAAGAAGTGGTCCGGCAATGGAAAGTTTTTCGATCGAGGCAATCAGGACCTCTTCGATGCCGGACACGCGCTCTTCGAGGCTGCTACTGGTAGCGGCATCGGCGGCCGGTTGCTGTGTAAGTGCGCTCTCGACGAGGCGTCGGATCCAAGCGGTCGGCTTGACTTTGTCCAACTCCGCGGCGCGCCGCACCTGATCCATCACTGACTTCGGAAGCCGGATGGAGGTGGAGATCATCGGATCTTCGACGACGTCAGTCTCCCACTGCCCTGCCGCCATCTCGTCGGCGAAATCGTGCGATTCGGCGTACTGTGCCATCTCATTGATCTTGTTGGACATCTGTTTCACCTCGCCCTTTTGCGGAAGTTGCGTCGTTCCTGATCTGACATGTCCCGTGCTGTGACCACGTACATGCGGCCATCGAGTGCTTCTGCCGGCACCACGAGCAAGTGTCGACGACCTGCTCAACCTCGTCCGGCACGATGCCGTGACGTGAGATGTGCTCCTCGTTGTCGTCTGTCCAACAGATCTCTCTCACGTTCGATCGTAGCACGTTGTGGCACGATGTGTTCACTGAGAGGCTCTGCCGGTTGTACCGACGTCGCACCCACGGGCACCCGACAACGGATACCCGCAGGTCAACGTCCAACGATCAGCGGTAGTTAGTGAACTGCAGCGCGATCTCGAAGTCCTCGCCCTTCAGCAGGGCGATCACGTCCTGCAGCTGGTCCTTCTTCTTGCCGGACACGCGCAGCTGGTCGCCCTGGATCTGGGCCTGGACGCCCTTCGGGCCTTCGTCGCGGATGAACTTCGCGATCTGCTTGGCCTTGTCGGAGGCGATGCCCTGGAGGATCTTGCCGCCGACCTTGTAGATCTTGCCCGACAGTGCGGGCTCGTCCGCCTCGAAGGCCTTCAGGGAGATGCCGCGTTTGATCAGCTTCTCCCGGAAGACCTCGATCGCCGCGAGCGCGCGCTCCTCGGTCTCCGATTCGAAGGTGACGGCCTCCTCGCCGGCCCAGCTGATGGTGGTGCCGGTGCCCCGGAAGTCGAACCGGGTGCCGAGTTCCTTGCTCGCCTGGTTCAGGGCGTTGTCCACCTCCTGGCGGTCGACCTTGCTCACCACGTCGAAAGACGGATCCGCCACGTGTCCTCACACCTCGTACTCGCTCGTCAGGGGCCACCAGCCTAGCCCCTGCCCCAGGCGCGGGTATCCCGGTTGACCCCCGCCGGGGCCGGTTGGGTATCCTTCTCCATGGCTGGTTCGTCCGGCCATGGCGAGTTGCCCGAGCGGCCAAAGGGATCTGACTGTAAATCAGACGGCTCAGCCTTCGGGGGTTCGAATCCCTCACTCGCCACACCAGCGGGAAAGCCCCGGTGACCAGTACGAACAGGTCGCCGGGGCTTTCTTGTGCCGCCTGGAGGTGTCCGGGTGTTCCCGGACCGGATGGCCCTCCACGCCGTGTCTCATGTGGACAGTAAGAAGCCCCGTTCGCGTAGCGTGTGCCGCGGTCACGAAAGCCGCCCCGGAGGTTCACGAAATGCATGCGACGGTCCGCACGCCCGCCGGTGTCACGCTCGGGGTCGAGCGCTTCGGCGACGCGGCGGCGCCCCTCGTGCTGCTCGCGGGCGGCACGACCATGCTCTCCTGGCCCGACGCGCTCTGCGAGGCGCTCGCGCGCGGCGGACGTCACGTGGTGCGCTACGACCTGCGTGACTCCGGCACATCGACGACCGTCGACCCCGAGGCGCC
This genomic interval carries:
- a CDS encoding nuclear transport factor 2 family protein, translated to MTEESLRVAERRLQAAQLASDVGVLGELIDDSMRFTGPDGSLSSKQDDLRAHASGRQVVSRVEEEELQVFATAHVGVTWFLGTLEATIDGQPLAARMRYTRTWIPDGHNGWKVVAAHATVVRDA
- a CDS encoding YajQ family cyclic di-GMP-binding protein produces the protein MADPSFDVVSKVDRQEVDNALNQASKELGTRFDFRGTGTTISWAGEEAVTFESETEERALAAIEVFREKLIKRGISLKAFEADEPALSGKIYKVGGKILQGIASDKAKQIAKFIRDEGPKGVQAQIQGDQLRVSGKKKDQLQDVIALLKGEDFEIALQFTNYR